Within Desmodus rotundus isolate HL8 chromosome 6, HLdesRot8A.1, whole genome shotgun sequence, the genomic segment aAGTCATTatggaaatgtgaattaaaatcaTACTACCTACCTATTAGAATGACCAATATTAAGAAGAGTGGCCAACACCAagttttggcaaggatgtggaggaattgcgaccctcatacactgctagtgggaatgtaaaatgggacaccactttggaaaattgttTAGTAGTTTCTTAAGAAGTTAAACATACatctaccatatgatccagccatttCATTCCTAGatgtttacccaagagaaatgaaaacatatctcTATACACAGATTTGTACATAGATGTTCATAGaagctttatttgtaacagccaaaaaCTGAAGTAACTCAACGTCCACCAACAGGTGGCATACTACTCACCCGTAAAAGGAGTGAACTACTGATACAACAAGGATGTTGTTCCATCAATCTTATTAATTAGACTGAGCGAAAGAAGTCAGATGAAAAAAAGTAGCTACTGAATAATTCCATCCATATAATATTCTAGGAAATGCAAATTGATGTATAGTAACAGGAAGCAGATCAGTATCAATTGTTGCTTGGGATGGGAGTAGGAAGATgtgaggagggtgtggggaggggaggcagggagggattctAAAGAGGCAGAAGATAAATTCCATTGATCGTGATGATGGTTTCACAAATGTATGCATGTCAAAATGTATCAAATTGTAcattggagccctggctggtgtggctcagtggattgagcactggcctgggaaccgaaaggtcaccaggttgattcctggtcagggcacatgcctgggtttcctgccagatccccagtggggggcgtgcaagaggcaaccaattgatgtttctcttgcacatcacgtttctctccctttctccctcccttcccctttcttaaaataaagaaaatctttaaaaaattgtgccTTTGAAACATGTGCAGTTTACTGTCAGTTACACTTGAATAAAGCAGGGTTATAAAAAGTATAGGTCCCTTTCCTTGCAATCAGTAAGTTTACCTTTATTATCTTTGACCAACATGCATGGTATGTGCTTAAACACTAAGATGAACTCAACATATAACCGATGCAGGTAACTGGATAATGTAACGGAAGGCAAGTCATCTGCTTTTATCAGGAAACTTCCAGTTTGGTTAAACTGTCTTGGAAAAAAATTTCTactaattttctttccttaaaatacTTTTCCCCTTCTACCCTCTCCCACCCTCGAAAATAAAAGCTGGTGTCACATCGGAAAAGCAtctgcttctttcttccctcccaggaATGTCTTGGTATGGCAAAGGAAAGGGTACTGGAGCCACTCTTTAAAGACCGAGATTCCAGGCCTGAGAGGGAGACTAAGCTTGTCTTATTAAATGATTTCACAGTGGTCAACTATGAATGGCTTTTGAGACAATGAAATCTGAGTTCTGTTATGCTTAACCAGCAAACAGTGTGCCTACCTACTGGAGGAACATAGGATTTTCATCGTCCTGACATCTCAAAACAAAggctggaaaataatttaaatgcatgTAGATTTGTATGTGGCTGTTTTAAGTTCCTTGTTTTCCAATCATAACAATAAAATCTATAATGCAGAAGTGTCTTGTACTGTAGGCTTATATGACGAGCTGAAAATGATTTATCACCATTCTATCTACTCTTACGGACTTCAAATCTAGGTTGGGGCGCTAAAGAAAAGATTGTGAAATCTCACTGTGGGCAGTGGGAGTCACAGAGCAAGCGGGGGTGGAAATTAGAAGTGCAGAGGTAGAGTGATGGGGATATGGAGCCCACTGCTAACAGAGCGAGTTCCAGAACTGGCATGGGGTTTGCAGGGAGAAGAGGCTCAACAGTGGAGGTGACAGGGAATTCTTAAGAGAGTAGGATGGCAAGCAACAGAGAGGGGTCCTATGAGGTGGAGTAGCTCATAACTTTCTTCTCTAAATCAGTTCAGGTGTCGTTTTTCCTCCAGTGACACTGAGAAACTCCAGAATCAGAGGGGCAAAATGTCCAGACAGAGAGCAGGTTTTGAGGAAAGGCAGGAGTGCACAAGGGATTAGGCAAATTAGATGCAGCTGGAGAAGGCTGCTCCAAGGATGGGTtttcttcacaaaaataaaaaattaatttttgcaaaaaaaattacttgaaatctcatctcccaaaggccttctttcatttttgtatgtTCCATTACACTTTTGTCCTTACCAAAGAAAACCAAGCGTGTCTCAGACACAGTGCTAGTGCCTTTGCACACTCTCATTTCTCAACTGCCTCGCTGAGGTTGCTCTCTACAGGACTTTAACTCATGCACCAGTTTCTGCAGCGCCAGTGTGTGCTAACCCAGCACCTTCGTTTATACTTAAATTGCTAGCAAGGATCAACACTTCTGtagtctatttctatttctgtttgtGTTAGATGTTATAACCTCTGCCAAGGTTTAATTTCAGTAACAAGTATGGGAAGTTAATGCAAGAACTCTGCATCCCTCTCTCCCATCCAATTCCACTTGAAGATTATTCGTGgatctgtttccttttcttctggccCCACACCACTCATCAGCCTGTCATGCTCCACCCATCACCCCATGCCACCCCATTTAGCCCGCATGTCACCCTCAATACTTAGTCAAACCAAGTGTCAAGCCCCTCCTCAAAGCTGAGACCCTGTACTTGCTTTCTTCCTGATGGAGTTTGGCACAGCCTCCTTACCCCCGGACCCTGGGATTCTCCCTTTGTTCTTCTACTGCGCCATCCTTCCCCCACCAAAGAAGTTGGTCTATGTTCATTTTGCTCTCAGTGcacattacatttattaaataatgggTTTCTAACCAGTCTCCCACTTGGGTTTGGGAGCATCTTGATTCGTTCTAAGCACTTACTGAGTGTCCACTATATGCCAAGAACTGTGCAAGGTAAGTTATGTGTCTACCTCCAGGAAGAGATGAATGTTGAATGTACACACGAATATGAGACTGGTATAGGCGAGAACTAGTCAGATCCAAAAATTCCATGTAAAGTGTTGACAATCTCGACTCATCCTCTGCTATTTCCCAATCCCAGAGAGCGGCTGACAGGGGGGAGCCCCGCCAGGATCTTTATTCAGCGCATTTGTGTTCTGGTGAGAACGAGCATGTGAAGCAGCAGGAAGGACGTATACAATGGTTTCTGACCAGTGCGAGGTGAAAGGTCCAAAGCTGGAGAGAGCCCAGGGGCAGCCTCTCCAACTCTTAAGGTCATGGTTTGGGAGACCCGCTCCTTCACACAGGAAGATGCCGCTCTCTTCTTCCATGCCTTTATTGGTCAcagcagtggaacagaacagTGCCGAGTGCAGCAGACATCCTGGCCCAGCACCTGGGGTGGCAagcaggccctgcagggccaTTGGCACATCCAGCCCCAGCCCAAGACCCAGTCTAACCAGGCCATGTCCCCGAATGGGCAGGAGGCCGTCTGTCCAGTTTGTACGTGTGGATCAGTCTGTCTGAGTGTCTGACCCGCTGCCTGCAGGGTCCCCCCATCCTTGGCACATCGTAGGGGCTGTTGGGAACACAGCGTGGCATCCCGCGGTGGACCACTGGGCCCCGGTGCTGACCATGGAGGACAGGCCCAGGGACTGGAGGTGGCAGGGGGCCAGGCACAAAGTTCACTACAGGGCCACATCCTACAAAAGAACCAGTCATTTATCAGAGTGGGCTTCCAGCCAGGGtcagcccagctctgcctttaGGCCACTCTGGTCCTTCAGGATTtctttgggcttcagttttcccatctgcaaaacgGCAACACTACTTCCCTACCTGTGGAACTGTGACAATGAGCTGATTAATGAGTCTACAGATGCTGTTTCAGACTCAGATGTGACTGAAcccagccctgggtggggggcctAAGGGTGGTCCAGCTGCTCTCAGCCTGCCTGGGCACAGGAGGCTAGGCCGGGGGAGGATCAGGGGGAAGCTGGGAAAGGTGTAACATGAAGCTGCAGAGGCACCTACCTAAGTGGGGTTGCACTGAGAAGTCTTCCGTTGTATTACAATTGAAGAATtcatggggtgggaggggctggcatGGGAAAAAAGGGGCATCCTGGGGCAgggatggaaacaggggaggcagggagggctggggaagggggtagAGAAAAGGCATGGGAGGGGGCAAGGGTGGGGGCAAGGCCAGCTGCTCCCCGAAGTCTGGGGGCTGCGCCTGGCTCCCCTGGAACAGATGATCCGGCTCTGGCCAGTCCTCAGTCCACGGGTCTAGGAATGGGATGACTCTATTaggcaggccaggctgccctgggctcGGGCCCTCACACTTCTAACCCTCTACTCCCTCCTGTAAGTGGGAGCACCCTCTGCTTTCTACCCAGTGTTCCTTATTCCCTCTCACTTCGGGCCAAGCCCCAGGTATGTTCCTGCTCCTTACTTTTCTCAAAAGTCAGTGGATCTACCTTGGTTCTGACCCTAGGCTTCTCTCTAGCAGGGgagtcaaactcgttttcacagggggccacatcagcctcgcggttgccttcaaagggccgaaataattttaggactgtatacatgcaACTACTTCTTAattgttaaggagctgaaattacattcggtcctttgaaggcaaccgcgaggctgatgtggccccccgtgaaaacgAGTTTGATGCCCTGCTGTAAAGTCTTCTCCCTTTGCTTGTCCAGCTCCTGTATCTTTAGCTTTTCCCTCTCTGAGCAAGTCCCTGCAGCCCAAGTAATAAGTTTAAGTTGTCTTTCCTAAAAATATAGAGatcctgcccctcccttctcctagTAGTCCCCTGCCCCTTTTAAACGTCCACAAAGACTATGGTGCCCAATTTCCATTCCCTCACCGACTGATCACTGCCTCTTTTGAGCCTGCTCCaatcctttcacatttttccCACTCAGTGTAGCCACTTCCTGGCAAATTTAACAAATTCTTTGCTTCCTGACAGTCACATGACATGGCCAATATCCCCGTCCTCCCTGGAagtccctctgctcccacttccttttgttttctccattagtccctcctcccttccagctCCAAAACATGGCCGCTGCTCTGCTGTCTCCATCACGGTTCACACTCATGTCCTCAGCTGCCATCTCTCTGCAGACACCGCCGACTCCAAATCTACTCCAGCATTCCACGGTACCTCAAATAGCACTGCCCTGACCAAACTCACCAGCTCGGCTTCCCACCCAACTCTGCCTTCTGACATCCCTCTTTCTGTAGCTCCAAACTGAGTTCAGAAGACCTGGAGCACCATAATCTGGCCTTACAACTTTAGAGCATCCCTCCTTTGCTGGGGATCAGTTCTCTCttctaaaacaaacaaggaaattgGACCATTACACAATCAAAGTCCAAATTTACCTCCCTGATACTCTAACTCCTGGCTACCAGAAGTCTGCCTCTTTGATACTCCTGGCCTCTCTGTGCTACCATCCCCTCCAGTGCTTCTAACATGACTCGTGTCTCCAACTCACCAAACACTACCCTGAGGGTACTGTGTACACAGCGATTGTGCTAGCCACTGGGGCCAGAAGGGGTGAGTTGTCAACAAGGGAGGCAGGAAGTTTTCCTTTTGAGGACATGATCCGGACAAGCAGACGTGGAAACAATCAGCCATAATGCCCACTCTGTGAGCAGACAGGAACTGAGAGGCTGACAGCACCCGCAGAGGGGCTTCTGTGCTTCCGCCACACCTCCTGGACagcccttcccccctctctgtcTTTCCACCCCCCACTTTCATATCTAGCTACAAGTACACCCTTTCCTGTTCATCTATAGGGTAGGGATCTTTTGACATGCTGATTTATGTACTCAGTGCATGCATAAGCTTGCTTGTGTGCACAGAGGTCACCACATGGCTAGACCATACAGAACCAGAACCTGGGCTGCAGTGTTGCTCCTGTGATCTCACCCTCCCCCCAGGGGATGAGGAAGGAGCACTCAGGGTCCACAGCAATCCTTCAAAGGGCCTCTATTCCCCTGGAGCACCTCCGTCCTGTTAACGTGTGTGAGCCCTGTGCTCTGAAGGCCCTCTCTGCATCACTACCCTCCCCATTACTGATAGGGCTCACCAGGGGCATGGTTACGCTTGGGCAGCTCCACGCCCCAGGCATCAGCCACATGGGTCAGAAGCAAGTGTGAGAGGTGGCGGTGGGCATGCTGGTCCCAGTGGACACCGTCCCGGTGACGGTGCCGTACTGCATGCCGGAAATGAAAGTGGAGGTCCAGGACATCGAAGCAGTGATCCCCAGCCAGTGTGGCACTGTAGAAGTTCCCTTCAACCACATCCCGCCGCAGAGAGGCTGCCAATGGCTGGAGCTGAGAGAAAGTGCGGCATCTAAGAGCCACAGAATGaagcagggtggggagaaagggtcCTCCATTTACCAAtcaactgtcccctcccccatcctgatATGCTGGGTAACTTGCCTCAGGCAGAAGGAAACCCCCAGTGACACGCTCCCCCAGGGGCATCGCCATGTTCCACACCAGCAGGCAGGAGTCTGGCAAAACCTGATCCATGCGTACAAATACCCGCTCCAGGTTCTCTCGGTAGCTCTCCATTGAGCACCGGCCATACCTATTGGGCAGCACGTAAGGTGGGCAACAGCACAGGGGTAGATGGCCTCTGAGCCATACCTCCACCCCCAACCagtatttccctctcccctcgcCTCAACCTGGAGAGATCCCAGAGGCAGGAGTTGATGATCACCAGGTCCGGGGCAGGCCCATATGTCAGCTCCTCCAGGACGCCCTCGAGGTACTCGGAGTAAACTCGGGTGAGGAAGTAGAAGCGCACAAGGTGGTGGCCAGAGCCCGAGCAGAACTGGCGGACCTCTCGGTACTGTGTCCCGTTGTGCAGCTCGCCCAGCTGACCCCCAGCCACCAGCTGGTCCTGTTCAAAGCTcagctccccctgccccaccccccgccagctGGTCAGACCCATGCCAGGGAGGAAGACCCTGCCAGGCTAGGGTCTGTGCCCACCCACCATTGGCATGGCTACCAACCTTCCCTCACCTTGGCTTTCAGCTGGGCGGCTGTGAGCAGTGAGTCTTTCTGGAGCAGGAGCACCAGGTCCTTGTACACAGCTCGCTGGACTGCAGGGAGACAAATTGCGGGGCGAAGGCAGGCTTCACCCCATCCCAGCTTCTCCCAAGTCCAGGCTCCCCATCTTCCCTGGGCTGGGATTGTCCAACACCACCTCTATGCAGTGTTGATTTTGAGGCAAGAGGAAAGGTGAGGTTCAAAAGTCTTGGCACTGTCTCTGATCCTTCTAGCTGTGAACCACCCCCAACTTAGTATACAGCGCCCCAAGATCACCTAGCAGAAATCAGCCAAGTCACGTGGGAGACAAACACCACAATCCACTGCTCCCATAAGAGAAGTTATAGGGGATGTCAGGGAGGAAAAATGCTAAGCCAGAACGGATGAAAAGCTTCACAGGCTGTATCTGTCGGGACACCTGTGGAAGGTGCATGGGGAAATAAAACGAGAAAACCTAATGGACTGCAACAGGCCAGGGGTCAGGGAGCAGGTTAGAAATGGAGACAAAGGGTACAGACTTAGAAAACGGGCTGCAGTTGCCGGGTTGGGAAGTGTGATCCTAGAGGAGCACTCACTTGAGTCCCCCAAGATGACCACGAACTTGTTGTGTAGCAGCTGTTGGACTTCTGAGGCCTGGAAGTGGACCATGGCGCTTCGCAGCGGGCGGCGTGGCTCCTCGTTCTCCGGACAGAAGACCATGCCGCCGCTGACAACGGGCTGCAGGAAGAGGCCACTAAGCCGCGCGAGGGTGGGGACT encodes:
- the PCED1A gene encoding PC-esterase domain-containing protein 1A isoform X1; the protein is MVFCPENEEPRRPLRSAMVHFQASEVQQLLHNKFVVILGDSIQRAVYKDLVLLLQKDSLLTAAQLKAKGELSFEQDQLVAGGQLGELHNGTQYREVRQFCSGSGHHLVRFYFLTRVYSEYLEGVLEELTYGPAPDLVIINSCLWDLSRYGRCSMESYRENLERVFVRMDQVLPDSCLLVWNMAMPLGERVTGGFLLPELQPLAASLRRDVVEGNFYSATLAGDHCFDVLDLHFHFRHAVRHRHRDGVHWDQHAHRHLSHLLLTHVADAWGVELPKRNHAPDPWTEDWPEPDHLFQGSQAQPPDFGEQLALPPPLPPPMPFLYPLPQPSLPPLFPSLPQDAPFFPCQPLPPHEFFNCNTTEDFSVQPHLGCGPVVNFVPGPLPPPVPGPVLHGQHRGPVVHRGMPRCVPNSPYDVPRMGGPCRQRVRHSDRLIHTYKLDRRPPAHSGTWPG
- the PCED1A gene encoding PC-esterase domain-containing protein 1A isoform X2, which codes for MVFCPENEEPRRPLRSAMVHFQASEVQQLLHNKFVVILGDSIQRAVYKDLVLLLQKDSLLTAAQLKAKGELSFEQDQLVAGGQLGELHNGTQYREVRQFCSGSGHHLVRFYFLTRVYSEYLEGVLEELTYGPAPDLVIINSCLWDLSRYGRCSMESYRENLERVFVRMDQVLPDSCLLVWNMAMPLGERVTGGFLLPELQPLAASLRRDVVEGNFYSATLAGDHCFDVLDLHFHFRHAVRHRHRDGVHWDQHAHRHLSHLLLTHVADAWGVELPKRNHAPGCGPVVNFVPGPLPPPVPGPVLHGQHRGPVVHRGMPRCVPNSPYDVPRMGGPCRQRVRHSDRLIHTYKLDRRPPAHSGTWPG